In Bythopirellula goksoeyrii, a single window of DNA contains:
- a CDS encoding F0F1 ATP synthase subunit epsilon codes for MSEATLTAPLRCIVVTPEETVLDATADFIALPLFDGELGVGRGHSPLIGRLGYGELRLRTGKETVSYYVDGGFVQVVDNVVSVLTNRSLKDSAVDTVAASEQLAEALTRKVGGEEALAIRDRLVSQSRAQLRVGMKAK; via the coding sequence ATGTCAGAAGCCACCCTAACTGCCCCGCTCCGCTGTATCGTAGTAACACCTGAAGAGACGGTGTTGGATGCGACCGCAGATTTTATTGCGCTCCCCTTGTTTGATGGCGAATTGGGTGTTGGAAGAGGGCACAGCCCGTTGATTGGTCGGCTAGGGTATGGGGAATTGCGACTTCGAACCGGCAAAGAGACGGTAAGCTATTATGTCGACGGTGGCTTTGTGCAGGTGGTCGACAATGTGGTCTCGGTACTCACGAATCGATCCCTAAAAGATTCTGCCGTAGACACGGTGGCAGCTTCGGAACAACTAGCCGAGGCTCTCACTCGCAAGGTTGGCGGAGAGGAAGCTCTGGCCATTCGCGATCGGCTCGTTTCTCAATCTCGGGCCCAATTGCGGGTAGGCATGAAAGCCAAGTAG